The following proteins come from a genomic window of Sorghum bicolor cultivar BTx623 chromosome 3, Sorghum_bicolor_NCBIv3, whole genome shotgun sequence:
- the LOC8079227 gene encoding serine/arginine repetitive matrix protein 1 isoform X2, giving the protein MASDTEGIAALFSMYNDDEEEEDADEPNPPSPAPPAAVTSSSPPSPQAGAEDPNPSLAPPSPPRPEESAGLKTLASPHPSPARGLLPPLPSRRSPSPFAVSSPSPLRGPSSAPPADLPRPPRRGALAIVDYAHDETAMSPEQEDGEIMSHTQRFSSDAQAADGDLEERTLSGTVHIMTPNTPAEMSHHPDAPEQNQVGTDMEVDATRAETEDAQVEETTGISTNGDNDDPLSRFLPPPVTTKCSAALQQKINRFLAYKRAGKSFNAEVRNRKDYRNPDFLQHAVRYQEIDQIGTCFGKDVFDPYGYDKGDYYDEIEAEMKRELERKEQEKKRSPKVEFITGGVQPPISASLPKIPALAGVSTLPVPTEGLQKETRPNKKSKWDKVDGDVKNHLVPSGHDNLSATASAALLTSANVGAGYAAFAQQKRKEAEEKRSDYKSDRRS; this is encoded by the exons ATGGCGTCCGATACCGAGGGCATCGCCGCCCTCTTCTCGATGTAcaacgacgacgaggaagaggaggacgCCGACGAGCCCAACCCCCCTTCCCcagcgccgcccgccgccgtcacctcctcctcgccgccgtccCCTCAAGCCGGGGCGGAGGACCCTAACCCTTCCCTGGCGCCTCCGTCGCCTCCCCGTCCCGAGGAGTCGGCCGGTCTCAAAACCCTAGCGAGCCCTCACCCTTCCCCGGCGCGGGGGCTGCTTCCGCCACTTCCCTCGCGGCGCTCTCCGTCGCCCTTTGCAGTGTCGTCCCCGTCCCCGTTACGGGGACCATCCTCCGCGCCGCCGGCCGACCTGCCGCGCCCGCCACGGCGCGGGGCGCTTGCAATCGTGGACTATGCGCACGATGAGACGGCTATGTCGCCCGAGCAGGAG GATGGGGAGATCATGAGCCACACACAGAGATTTAGCTCGGATGCTCAGGCTGCTGACG GGGATCTTGAAGAACGAACTCTCTCTGGCACAGTTCATATTATGACCCCAAATACTCCAGCAGAAATGTCTCATCATCCTGATGCACCCGAGCAGAACCAAGTAGGGACAGACATGGAAGTGGATGCAACTAGAGCAGAAACTGAAGATGCCCAGGTGGAGGAAACTACTGGTATTTCAACCAATGGTGATAATGATGATCCATTGAGCCGTTTCCTTCCTCCACCTGTGACTACAAAATGCTCTGCAGCATTACAG CAAAAAATTAACAGGTTCCTTGCATACAAAAGGGCTGGAAAGAGCTTTAATGCTGAAGTGCGCAACAGGAAGGACTACAGAAATCCAGACTTTTTGCAGCATGCTGTGCGGTACCAAGAAATTGATCAGATAGGGACCTGTTTTGGTAAAGATGTTTTTGATCCTTATGGGTATGACAAAGGCGACTACTATGATGAGATAG AAGCTGAAATGAAGCGTGAACTTGAGAGGAAGGAACAGGAGAAGAAAAGGAGCCCAAAAGTTGAATTTATTACTGGAGGAGTACAACCTCCAATTAGTGCATCATTACCGAAGATCCCAG CTCTGGCCGGTGTCAGTACACTACCAGTACCTACAGAAGGTTTGCAGAAAGAGACTAGACCAAACAAGAAGTCAAAATGGGATAAG GTTGATGGTGATGTTAAGAACCACTTGGTACCTAGTGGACACGACAACTTATCAGCAACTGCTTCTGCGGCACTTTTGACTTCAGCTAATGTTGGTGCTGGATATGCTGCTTTTGC GCAACAAAAGAGAAAAGAGGCTGAAGAGAAGAGAAGCGATTATAAGTCAGACAGAAGATCCTAG
- the LOC8079227 gene encoding serine/arginine repetitive matrix protein 1 isoform X1 produces MASDTEGIAALFSMYNDDEEEEDADEPNPPSPAPPAAVTSSSPPSPQAGAEDPNPSLAPPSPPRPEESAGLKTLASPHPSPARGLLPPLPSRRSPSPFAVSSPSPLRGPSSAPPADLPRPPRRGALAIVDYAHDETAMSPEQEVEPVNMDYLQDGEIMSHTQRFSSDAQAADGDLEERTLSGTVHIMTPNTPAEMSHHPDAPEQNQVGTDMEVDATRAETEDAQVEETTGISTNGDNDDPLSRFLPPPVTTKCSAALQQKINRFLAYKRAGKSFNAEVRNRKDYRNPDFLQHAVRYQEIDQIGTCFGKDVFDPYGYDKGDYYDEIEAEMKRELERKEQEKKRSPKVEFITGGVQPPISASLPKIPALAGVSTLPVPTEGLQKETRPNKKSKWDKVDGDVKNHLVPSGHDNLSATASAALLTSANVGAGYAAFAQQKRKEAEEKRSDYKSDRRS; encoded by the exons ATGGCGTCCGATACCGAGGGCATCGCCGCCCTCTTCTCGATGTAcaacgacgacgaggaagaggaggacgCCGACGAGCCCAACCCCCCTTCCCcagcgccgcccgccgccgtcacctcctcctcgccgccgtccCCTCAAGCCGGGGCGGAGGACCCTAACCCTTCCCTGGCGCCTCCGTCGCCTCCCCGTCCCGAGGAGTCGGCCGGTCTCAAAACCCTAGCGAGCCCTCACCCTTCCCCGGCGCGGGGGCTGCTTCCGCCACTTCCCTCGCGGCGCTCTCCGTCGCCCTTTGCAGTGTCGTCCCCGTCCCCGTTACGGGGACCATCCTCCGCGCCGCCGGCCGACCTGCCGCGCCCGCCACGGCGCGGGGCGCTTGCAATCGTGGACTATGCGCACGATGAGACGGCTATGTCGCCCGAGCAGGAGGTAGAACCGGTGAA TATGGATTACTTGCAGGATGGGGAGATCATGAGCCACACACAGAGATTTAGCTCGGATGCTCAGGCTGCTGACG GGGATCTTGAAGAACGAACTCTCTCTGGCACAGTTCATATTATGACCCCAAATACTCCAGCAGAAATGTCTCATCATCCTGATGCACCCGAGCAGAACCAAGTAGGGACAGACATGGAAGTGGATGCAACTAGAGCAGAAACTGAAGATGCCCAGGTGGAGGAAACTACTGGTATTTCAACCAATGGTGATAATGATGATCCATTGAGCCGTTTCCTTCCTCCACCTGTGACTACAAAATGCTCTGCAGCATTACAG CAAAAAATTAACAGGTTCCTTGCATACAAAAGGGCTGGAAAGAGCTTTAATGCTGAAGTGCGCAACAGGAAGGACTACAGAAATCCAGACTTTTTGCAGCATGCTGTGCGGTACCAAGAAATTGATCAGATAGGGACCTGTTTTGGTAAAGATGTTTTTGATCCTTATGGGTATGACAAAGGCGACTACTATGATGAGATAG AAGCTGAAATGAAGCGTGAACTTGAGAGGAAGGAACAGGAGAAGAAAAGGAGCCCAAAAGTTGAATTTATTACTGGAGGAGTACAACCTCCAATTAGTGCATCATTACCGAAGATCCCAG CTCTGGCCGGTGTCAGTACACTACCAGTACCTACAGAAGGTTTGCAGAAAGAGACTAGACCAAACAAGAAGTCAAAATGGGATAAG GTTGATGGTGATGTTAAGAACCACTTGGTACCTAGTGGACACGACAACTTATCAGCAACTGCTTCTGCGGCACTTTTGACTTCAGCTAATGTTGGTGCTGGATATGCTGCTTTTGC GCAACAAAAGAGAAAAGAGGCTGAAGAGAAGAGAAGCGATTATAAGTCAGACAGAAGATCCTAG